The window ATCGTATCAACGCACAATTCCTCAATCGTTGGTCGCCGCGGGCGATGTCGGGCGAACGGATTTCGCGTGAAGAGCTGATGCAACTGTTCGAGGCCGCACGCTGGGCCCCCTCAAGCTACAACGCCCAGCCCTGGCGGTTCTTGTACGCCGAGCGCACGAGCAAGGATTGGCCGCG of the Pirellulales bacterium genome contains:
- a CDS encoding nitroreductase family protein, whose product is MTSAADDVVKMNAAGVRQAEHRINAQFLNRWSPRAMSGERISREELMQLFEAARWAPSSYNAQPWRFLYAERTSKDWPR